From Triticum urartu cultivar G1812 chromosome 2, Tu2.1, whole genome shotgun sequence, a single genomic window includes:
- the LOC125540506 gene encoding protein FAR1-RELATED SEQUENCE 5-like — MGLLEVLWRKNGVQYFSVRKRFTTRSKFDGVVTSCRYVCFKEGKKSADKRDNLTKTGRAEIRTDCEVRMSLTIDREVGNYEIYDLCLEHNHMLQLPEACHLLPSQRRISKVQAFEIEIADDSGIAPKNAHEFASRRVGGSAGLTYTRVDHKNHLRTKRQRELKYGEAGRMLKYFQDKAIENPSFQFVIQLDSEEQITNIFWADAKMIIGYAHFGDVMTFDTTFGTNKEYRPFGVFVGFNQFRETVVFGASLLYDETFESFKWLFHAFLSVHNQKQPRTIFTDQDSAMGKAIGHVFSESIHGLCTLHIMQNAIKHLPSKENSEDNEDDVDEGDNEENESSLLKDFSACMFEYEDRETFEDAFNVMRSKVKKQTWMDSIYKVKEKWAECFMRDAFTLGMRSTQLSESLNNDLKNHLKSDLDINRFFHHFERAVKVKRDTEINSEYESRKSLPRIKIPTPMLQQVSSLYTPAIFEAFQTEYGRSMAASAHILPGDNEYMVKIERLIDGQYATFEEE, encoded by the coding sequence ATGGGACTTTTGGAGGTACTATGGAGGAAGAATGGGGTTCAGTACTTCAGTGTTAGAAAGAGGTTTACAACTCGGAGTAAATTTGATGGTGTAGTGACTTCATGCAGATATGTATGTTTCAAAGAGGGGAAGAAGTCTGCAGATAAAAGAGATAACCTAACTAAGACAGGCCGAGCTGAAATTAGAACTGATTGTGAGGTCCGTATGTCTCTTACAATAGACCGTGAAGTCGGAAATTATGAAATATATGATCTTTGTCTTGAACATAATCACATGCTTCAGCTGCCAGAAGCATGCCACTTGTTGCCATCACAAAGAAGGATCTCTAAAGTGCAAGCTTTTGAAATTGAAATAGCTGATGACTCTGGTATTGCACCAAAAAATGCTCATGAATTTGCTAGTCGACGTGTTGGTGGTTCAGCTGGTTTAACTTACACACGCGTAGATCACAAGAACCACCTGCGAACAAAGCGCCAAAGAGAATTGAAGTATGGTGAGGCTGGACGTATGTTGAAGTATTTTCAAGACAAAGCCATTGAGAATCCTTCCTTTCAATTTGTTATACAGTTGGACAGTGAGGAACAAATAACAAATATATTCTGGGCTGATGCCAAAATGATCATAGGTTATGCTCATTTTGGTGATGTTATGACCTTTGACACTACTTTTGGGACAAATAAAGAGTACAGGCCATTTGGTGTGTTTGTTGGATTCAATCAATTCAGAGAAACAGTAGTATTTGGTGCTTCACTTCTCTATGACGAGACATTCGAATCTTTCAAATGGCTATTTCATGCCTTCTTGTCGGTACATAACCAGAAGCAGCCACGCACCATATTTACTGACCAAGATAGTGCTATGGGGAAGGCAATTGGGCATGTTTTTTCAGAATCAATACATGGGCTGTGCACTTTGCACATTATGCAAAATGCTATCAAGCACCTACCCAGCAAAGAGAATAGTGAAGACAACGAAGACGATGTGGATGAGGGAGATAATGAGGAAAATGAATCATCTCTTCTCAAAGATTTCAGTGCTTGTATGTTTGAATACGAAGACCGAGAAACATTTGAAGATGCTTTTAATGTTATGAGAAGCAAGGTGAAAAAGCAAACTTGGATGGATAGTATTTATAAGGTAAAGGAGAAGTGGGCAGAATGTTTTATGAGAGATGCTTTCACTTTGGGAATGCGAAGCACACAACTGAGTGAAAGTTTGAACAATGACCTCAAGAATCATCTCAAGTCAGATTTAGATATCAACCGCTTTTTTCATCATTTTGAAAGAGCCGTGAAAGTGAAAAGAGACACTGAGATAAATTCAGAGTACGAGTCTAGGAAGAGTCTACCTAGAATCAAAATCCCCACACCAATGTTGCAACAAGTCAGTAGTCTTTATACTCCTGCTATATTTGAAGCTTTTCAAACAGAATATGGGAGGTCAATGGCAGCAAGTGCTCATATACTACCTGGAGACAATGAATACATGGTTAAGATTGAAAGGCTTATTGATGGGCAATATGCAACATTTGAAGAAGAATAG
- the LOC125540504 gene encoding uncharacterized protein LOC125540504, with translation MDAEDALGFREDDAIRFIFGEDVAARADDDSGDGASAFDRSLMELRLFREVFSRAPGQTEAAGLAGRHFGVAETSLLPGAHFAAQRPADAPRAQHGLNLKVQPPPPFRGEHIVSAPVHAGASLGEEPRAHAHRQQNTVTVEGRLDLGVSKGHAHCYNEQQHGTAVQEHAHCYSGQHGTAAQEEHAHRHAEQNGGIDGLALELDAVLQGFLGYWPGGGTSGSCNQQQVFGPAAVGIGNTVDMRMQAMAEDTVAAGAGDAVGFAGSSSTSGVDDPMPSYMDALAEFSQFQADPSLADPFLYQWLQDQQPFPSDASCLSYDQGQIVDNSQALYTCSPADLSDRGAKEYPLFSKPAYDAAVPPRLSHDYVGSGQFLELEHLPEKGTPDANTSSLDDVDVPQSSSLQSVPPVACTKRTLGRDLPDQLEAHAQCLFKDAGWTIKPRKRNDRAKMASYFTAPHREVVLSSLTQAWKFCGNKLYEASPGSQRGKHPMEWSDVDKFWKDLTDTMEYIQKVLVNQQNALTLLQRWELLDPFIAVVFIGRKITALQQGSTVRAVDSSIIVLDDNKNMPSESKRKQKASDPLTARKVQSTPVIMGSDCGERATESCSRSQAVPSSHVLEGGQNRDVNLKNGYTQGQNRAIDRNENHINQSSDTQQFYSGAALINNSVKKARKKPKTISDVDANELDGLYAQIFMQHTMGNLFNQESNVAMLDFSNPENTNLSGKHGIFSSVGTVKKHLKAESRPAKLNRNSQSDKPGMLLPPESKQMNMLKREGTVKEPLEHTTSGPGSDARESGANETAPIELAQKKLPSESNQMIMLRGEGTVKEPTEHTISEPYSIARESGANETVATEIVQKQLPSESNQMSMLRGEGTVKEPTAHTISEPDSSARESAANETVPKEMVQKKLPSEGKQSMLRGEDTAMEHKSSEPDSNARESGANEIAPVEMVYQKLPSGSKKSMLRGEGIVKEPIEHTISKPDSNARESSANGIVPSEMARKKLPSLKESSPRTPPKDSPKVSVDNAVPVELSLESNTAPLKTDLSRDSQICKTIAAKRKPEGCDKHIKKRPLELRIHDDDLLITAIVKNRDVDSYNKFAASSDFSVAKYKKLKGQKRATKLLGKGGTNLLGGKRISLARKTVLCWLIATGFLTVKDVIQYRNLKSNEVMKDGQVTWEGILCKCCAKTLSVSDFKAHAGCCLPKSSLGLFLQSGKSYTLCQLEAWSAELMSRRSDACGRKVEAMDENDDTCGFCGDGGELLCCDNCPSTYHEACLSAQELPEGSWYCHNCSCRKCGTPVSENEVPSSSDILKCLQCGDSYHGTCINHEMLPCDDKRSNTWFCGRYCKEIFVGLHSHVGIENIIDNGLSWTILKCCSDGRRLHSARKIAHMTECNTKLAVALTLLEECFIRMVDPRTGVDMIPHVLYNKGSNFARLDYQGFYTIILEKGDEILCVASIRLHGTKAAELPFIATCVDYRRKGMCRRLLDIIEKMLRSFHVEMLVLSAIPELVNTWVSGFGFKPIKDDERKQLRNVNLMLFPGTSLLTKRLDGNITTKPEKEEGTYNVSGLTNGKCLPNGKANEHLELRDLELPEELNNEVAMNGSLRTLKREFSPAAWFNSTKLAVGEV, from the exons ATGGACGCGGAGGACGCGCTGGGGTTCCGGGAGGACGACGCCATCCGCTTCATCTTCGGCGAGGACGTCGCCGCCAGGGCGGACGACGACTCCGGCGACGGTGCGAGTGCCTTCGACAGGTCGCTCATGGAGCTCCGCCTCTTCCGGGAGGTCTTCTCCAGGGCGCCGGGGCAGACGGAGGCCGCCGGGCTCGCGGGGAGGCACTTCGGGGTGGCCGAGACGTCGCTGCTCCCGggcgcccacttcgccgcgcAGCGGCCCGCGGATGCGCCCCGGGCCCAGCACGGCCTCAACCTCAAGGTCCAGCCGCCTCCGCCGTTCCGCGGTGAGCACATTGTGTCTGCCCCGGTGCATGCCGGAGCAAGCCTTGGTGAGGAGCCCCGTGCGCATGCTCACCGGCAGCAGAACACTGTTACAGTGGAGGGCAGATTGGATCTCGGTGTCAGCAAGGGGCATGCACATTGTTACAATGAACAACAACACGGGACTGCTGTCCAGGAGCATGCACATTGTTACAGTGGCCAACACGGGACCGCTGCCCAGGAGGAGCATGCACATCGTCATGCCGAGCAGAATGGGGGGATTGATGGATTGGCTCTCGAGCTGGATGCCGTGTTGCAGGGTTTCCTAGGGTACTGGCCAGGTGGAGGCACGTCCGGGAGCTGTAACCAGCAGCAAGTGTTTGGTCCAGCTGCTGTCGGCATCGGTAACACCGTTGACATGCGCATGCAAGCGATGGCTGAGGACACCGTTGCTGCCGGGGCAGGCGACGCGGTCGGATTTGCTGGCAGCAGCAGCACGAGCGGGGTCGATGATCCCATGCCGTCCTACATGGACGCGCTGGCAGAGTTCTCACAGTTCCAGGCTGACCCTTCTCTTGCTGACCCGTTTTTGTATCAGTGGCTACAAGATCAGCAGCCGTTCCCAAGCGATGCCTCCTGCTTAAGTTATGATCAAGGTCAAATCGTTGACAATAGCCAAGCGCTGTACACATGCAGCCCGGCAGATTTATCTGACAGAGGTGCCAAAGAATACCCACTCTTCAGCAAGCCAGCCTATGATGCAGCAGTGCCACCTCGCCTCTCCCATGATTATGTTGGATCTGGGCAGTTTCTTGAACTTGAGCACCTTCCTGAGAAGGGTACACCCGACGCGAATACTAGTTCACTAGATGATGTTGATGTTCCTCAGTCCAGCAGTCTACAGTCTGTGCCACCTGTTGCTTGTACCAAGAGGACTTTAGGCAGGGATCTTCCTGATCAGTTGGAAGCGCATGCCCAATGCCTTTTCAAGGATGCTGGCTGGACCATCAAGCCGCGGAAAAGGAATGACAGGGCTAAGATGGCATCCTATTTCACAGCACCACACAGGGAAGTGGTCCTCAGCTCACTAACTCAGGCCTGGAAGTTTTGTGGGAACAAATTATATGAAGCTTCTCCCGGTTCACAGAGGGGTAAGCATCCGATGGAGTGGTCAGATGTTGATAAGTTTTGGAAGGACCTCACTGATACTATGGAGTATATCCAAAAGGTACTTGTGAACCAACAAAATGCACTCACCCTTCTCCAACGGTGGGAGCTTTTGGATCCTTTCATTGCTGTTGTGTTCATTGGTAGGAAAATTACTGCTCTGCAACAAGGTAGTACTGTCAGAGCTGTTGATAGTTCAATCATTGTTCTCGATGACAACAAGAACATGCCCTCAGAGAGTAAAAGGAAACAGAAAGCCAGTGACCCTTTAACCGCCCGCAAGGTTCAGTCTACTCCTGTGATCATGGGATCTGATTGTGGAGAACGAGCAACTGAGAGCTGCAGCAGGAGTCAGGCTGTACCAAGCTCTCATGTTTTGGAAGGTGGCCAGAACAGGGATGTTAACCTGAAAAATGGCTACACACAAGGCCAGAACAGGGCTATTGACCGAAATGAGAATCACATTAATCAAAGCAGCGACACCCAGCAATTTTACTCAGGAGCAGCGCTCATCAATAATTCGGTGAAAAAAGCAAGGAAGAAGCCCAAAACGATATCTGATGTTGATGCAAATGAATTAGATGGGCTGTATGCTCAAATATTTATGCAGCACACTATGGGGAATTTATTTAACCAAGAGAGCAATGTAGCGATGCTTGACTTTTCTAATCCAGAAAACACTAACCTCTCTGGAAAACATGGTATTTTTTCGTCTGTTGGCACAGTGAAAAAGCATTTGAAAGCTGAATCCAGACCGGCAAAGCTAAATCGGAACAGCCAAAGCGACAAACCTGGCATGCTGTTGCCTCCAGAGAGTAAGCAAATGAACATGCTAAAGCGTGAGGGTACTGTTAAAGAACCTTTGGAGCATACAACCTCAGGACCCGGTTCTGATGCAAGGGAGTCAGGTGCTAATGAAACTGCCCCTATAGAATTGGCCCAGAAGAAGTTACCTTCAGAGAGCAACCAGATGATTATGTTAAGAGGTGAGGGTACTGTTAAAGAACCTACGGAGCATACAATCTCTGAACCTTATTCTATTGCAAGGGAGTCAGGTGCCAATGAAACTGTTGCTACAGAAATAGTCCAGAAGCAGTTGCCTTCAGAGAGCAATCAGATGAGTATGTTAAGAGGTGAGGGTACTGTTAAAGAACCTACGGCGCATACAATCTCTGAACCTGATTCTAGTGCGAGGGAGTCAGCTGCCAATGAAACTGTTCCAAAAGAAATGGTCCAGAAGAAGTTGCCTTCAGAGGGCAAGCAGAGTATGTTAAGAGGTGAGGATACTGCTATGGAGCATAAAAGCTCTGAACCTGATTCGAATGCAAGGGAGTCAGGTGCCAATGAGATCGCCCCTGTAGAAATGGTCTACCAGAAGTTGCCTTCAGGGAGCAAGAAGAGCATGTTAAGAGGTGAGGGTATTGTTAAAGAACCTATAGAGCATACAATCTCAAAACCTGATTCTAATGCAAGGGAGTCGAGTGCCAATGGGATTGTCCCTTCAGAAATGGCCCGCAAGAAGTTGCCGTCATTGAAGGAATCATCTCCTAGAACTCCCCCCAAGGACTCCCCTAAGGTTTCAGTCGACAATGCTGTTCCTGTTGAGTTATCCCTTGAGTCTAATACTGCTCCCCTGAAAACTGATTTATCTCGTGACTCACAAATCTGCAAGACGATCGCTGCTAAAAGGAAACCTGAAGGTTGTGATAAGCATATCAAGAAAAGACCTCTTGAGTTGCGTATCCACGACGATGACCTTTTGATCACAGCTATTGTAAAAAACAGGGACGTCGACTCCTACAACAAATTTGCTGCAAGCTCAGATTTTTCGGTTGCAAAGTACAAAAAGCTTAAAGGCCAAAAGAGAGCTACCAAACTGCTTGGAAAAGGGGGGACAAACCTATTGGGTGGGAAGAGAATAAGTTTGGCACGGAAAACTGTGCTCTGCTGGTTGATTGCAACTGGCTTTCTGACCGTAAAAGATGTTATTCAGTATCGGAATCTGAAGAGCAACGAAGTCATGAAGGATGGGCAGGTCACCTGGGAAGGCATTCTTTGCAAATGTTGCGCAAAAACCTTATCTGTATCAGACTTCAAGGCTCATGCTGGTTGTTGTCTGCCCAAGTCCTCATTAGGCCTCTTTCTGCAGTCTGGCAAGTCGTATACTCTATGCCAGTTGGAGGCTTGGTCTGCCGAATTGATGAGCAGGAGAAGTGATGCATGTGGTAGGAAAGTCGAGGCGATGGATGAAAATGACGATACATGTGGTTTCTGTGGAGATGGCGGTGAATTACTTTGCTGTGACAATTGCCCATCAACATATCATGAAGCTTGCTTGTCTGCCCAG GAGCTTCCAGAAGGCAGTTGGTACTGCCATAATTGCTCATGTCGGAAATGTGGGACTCCAGTTAGTGAAAATGAGGTTCCGTCATCCTCAGATATCTTGAAATGTCTCCAGTGTGGAGATTCAT ACCATGGCACGTGCATTAATCATGAGATGCTGCCCTGTGATGATAAAAGATCTAACACATGGTTTTGTGGGAGATACTGTAAGGAG ATATTCGTTGGACTACATAGTCATGTTGGGATAGAGAATATTATTGACAATGGGCTTTCATGGACCATATTGAAGTGCTGCAGTGATGGTCGGAGGCTACATTCTGCACGGAAGATAGCCCATATGACGGAATGTAATACAAAATTGGCAGTGGCTCTTACTTTACTGGAGGAATGTTTCATTCGTATGGTGGATCCTCGAACTGGTGTAGATATGATACCACATGTCTTGTACAATAAGGG ATCAAACTTCGCGCGCTTAGATTATCAGGGATTCTACACTATAATCCTGGAGAAAGGTGATGAGATTTTATGTGTGGCTTCTATCAG GTTACATGGGACCAAAGCAGCTGAGCTGCCTTTCATTGCTACTTGTGTGGATTATCGCCGTAAAGGGATGTGCCGAAGGCTGCTGGATATCATTGAAAAA ATGCTGAGATCATTCCATGTTGAGATGTTGGTCCTTTCTGCCATCCCAGAGTTGGTTAATACATGGGTCTCGGGATTTGGTTTCAAACCTATCAAGGATGATGAGAGGAAGCAACTTCGTAATGTTAATTTGATGTTATTTCCTGGGACGTCCCTGCTAACCAAAAGATTGGATGGAAATATAACTACAAAACCAG AAAAGGAAGAAGGCACATATAATGTTTCTGGATTAACTAACGGGAAATGTTTGCCTAATGGGAAAGCAAATGAGCATCTTGAACTCCGTGATCTTGAACTGCCAGAGGAGTTGAATAATGAGGTTGCAATGAATGGTTCTTTGAGAACACTAAAACGTGAATTTAGTCCTGCAGCATGGTTCAATTCCACTAAG CTAGCTGTTGGTGAAGTGTGA